One stretch of Arthrobacter polaris DNA includes these proteins:
- a CDS encoding carboxyltransferase domain-containing protein — MTAVVGVLPVGQDAVLFQCHSLGQVMALQEMLREERPAGVLEMVPAARTVLVRCDCPAALRRLTELVLASTLPQHAHKTGTSHLLGTQYDGADLTATARLTGLSEEALVAWHAGQDWVAVFGGFAPGFMYLAPAERPLAXPRRATPRTVVPAGSVAVAGEYSAVYPGPTPGGWQLLGRTTAVLWDAARATAALIQPGDTVRFAPVRDFIRVNASVPILASGMTMATAQRGRDIDDPAQLTHGLQVLAAGPSTTVQDLGRPGFAHVGVTGSGALDRAALRRVNRMVGNSMPDPAAGTAATQTTTTGPSGTAGAPGLETILSGLQLTASGNHVLAVTGGSATLVIAEVAGGERRVPLDAPFLLNHAETLSLRPHPGTAAFRSYVGVRGGLKVQAVLGSCATDVLSGLGPAPLRAGDFLSVGQHAGIVGFPEPAPPSAPFPEITAEAPEGTTAVSVEGVTILRYLLGPRQDWFTQESLDRFEQQEWSVGTQSNRIGLRLDGVPLARAGKSTGTELPSEGMLDGALQVPPSGLPVLFLADHPVTGGYPVLGMVLAQDLGRAAQLAPGAKVCFSRSA, encoded by the coding sequence ATGACGGCCGTGGTGGGCGTGCTCCCCGTGGGGCAGGACGCCGTTTTGTTCCAGTGCCACTCGCTGGGACAGGTCATGGCCCTGCAGGAGATGCTGCGTGAAGAGCGGCCAGCCGGGGTGCTCGAGATGGTACCTGCGGCCCGGACCGTGCTGGTGCGGTGTGACTGCCCTGCCGCGCTGCGGCGTCTGACAGAGCTGGTATTGGCGTCCACCCTGCCCCAACACGCCCACAAGACGGGCACTTCCCACCTTCTTGGGACCCAGTACGACGGCGCCGACCTCACCGCTACTGCCCGGCTCACCGGCCTGAGCGAGGAGGCACTCGTTGCCTGGCATGCCGGGCAGGATTGGGTGGCTGTCTTTGGCGGATTTGCGCCGGGCTTCATGTATCTCGCCCCGGCGGAACGTCCCCTGGCCATNCCCCGCCGGGCTACNCCGCGCACCGTAGTGCCGGCAGGCTCGGTGGCCGTTGCCGGTGAGTATTCCGCCGTATATCCAGGCCCGACGCCGGGCGGCTGGCAATTGCTGGGCCGCACCACTGCCGTGTTGTGGGATGCGGCCAGGGCCACTGCGGCTCTCATCCAGCCCGGGGACACTGTCCGCTTCGCACCTGTGCGCGACTTCATCCGAGTGAACGCCAGTGTTCCCATCCTTGCATCAGGAATGACGATGGCCACAGCACAGCGGGGCCGCGACATCGACGACCCGGCTCAGCTTACTCACGGCTTGCAGGTTCTGGCGGCCGGGCCATCCACCACGGTGCAGGACTTGGGCCGGCCAGGTTTCGCCCACGTGGGTGTAACGGGATCGGGCGCCCTGGACCGNGCCGCGCTGCGCCGGGTCAACAGGATGGTGGGCAACTCCATGCCAGACCCCGCGGCCGGAACTGCCGCCACCCAGACCACCACCACCGGGCCATCTGGTACAGCCGGGGCGCCCGGGTTGGAAACTATCCTGTCAGGGCTCCAACTCACTGCTTCGGGCAACCACGTTCTGGCCGTCACCGGAGGGTCCGCCACCTTGGTCATTGCTGAAGTCGCAGGAGGGGAACGCCGCGTTCCCCTGGATGCGCCCTTCCTGCTCAACCATGCAGAGACCCTGTCCCTGCGCCCCCATCCTGGAACGGCAGCTTTTCGCAGTTATGTTGGGGTGCGTGGCGGTTTGAAAGTGCAGGCGGTGCTGGGCAGCTGCGCCACAGATGTGCTCTCTGGGCTTGGCCCGGCCCCGTTGCGGGCAGGTGACTTCTTGAGCGTTGGCCAGCACGCGGGCATCGTGGGCTTCCCCGAGCCTGCCCCGCCNAGCGCACCATTCCCCGAAATTACTGCCGAAGCCCCGGAGGGAACCACCGCAGTTTCCGTTGAGGGTGTCACCATCCTGCGCTACCTCCTTGGCCCACGGCAAGACTGGTTCACCCAGGAGTCCCTGGACCGTTTTGAGCAGCAGGAATGGAGTGTGGGGACGCAGTCAAACAGGATAGGCCTGCGCCTAGACGGCGTTCCCTTGGCCCGGGCGGGTAAAAGCACCGGCACCGAATTGCCCAGCGAAGGGATGCTCGACGGCGCACTGCAGGTGCCGCCGTCGGGCCTGCCAGTGCTTTTTCTTGCCGACCACCCAGTGACGGGTGGCTACCCGGTGTTGGGGATGGTCCTTGCGCAGGACTTGGGCAGGGCTGCCCAGCTCGCCCCGGGAGCCAAGGTTTGTTTCAGCCGCTCCGCTTAG
- a CDS encoding LamB/YcsF family protein, giving the protein MRLDLNADVGESFGQWSLGEDAAIMAQVSSVNIACGFHAGDPLTMRGSCATAAASGAVIGAHPAYRDLAGFGRRFMDVDPHELTQELIYQIGALQAMARAAGTSVRYVKPHGALYNAIVHHSAQAQAVVSAVLAVDPGLPLLVAPRSVVQRLGQAAGLVVVTEAFADRAYNPDGTLVPRTQPGAVLHSVAAVVAQSLSIALHQEVTAVDGSRIGLVAQSLCLHGDTPGAVAMATAVRAALLDAGVTICGFA; this is encoded by the coding sequence CTGCGTCTTGACCTTAATGCCGACGTTGGCGAGTCGTTCGGCCAGTGGAGTCTGGGTGAGGATGCCGCCATCATGGCCCAGGTCTCCAGCGTCAATATTGCCTGTGGTTTTCATGCCGGTGATCCGCTCACCATGCGGGGCAGTTGTGCAACTGCTGCCGCGTCCGGCGCGGTGATTGGGGCCCACCCGGCNTATCGTGATCTGGCTGGTTTTGGCCGACGCTTCATGGACGTGGACCCGCATGAGCTCACCCAGGAGTTGATCTACCAGATCGGCGCCCTTCAGGCGATGGCCCGGGCTGCAGGCACCTCCGTACGGTACGTCAAACCGCACGGTGCCCTCTACAACGCAATTGTGCATCACAGCGCCCAGGCGCAGGCCGTCGTGTCAGCCGTACTGGCCGTGGACCCGGGGCTGCCACTGCTGGTGGCGCCGCGGTCAGTGGTGCAGCGGTTGGGGCAGGCCGCCGGGCTGGTGGTTGTTACCGAGGCCTTTGCCGACCGTGCCTACAACCCGGACGGCACTCTGGTTCCGCGCACCCAGCCCGGAGCGGTGCTGCACAGTGTTGCGGCTGTGGTGGCTCAAAGCCTGAGCATTGCCTTGCACCAAGAAGTGACGGCCGTGGACGGGAGCCGCATTGGACTCGTTGCCCAAAGCCTGTGCCTGCACGGGGATACTCCGGGTGCTGTTGCGATGGCAACGGCTGTCCGGGCGGCCTTGCTCGATGCCGGCGTTACGATCTGTGGCTTTGCCTAA
- a CDS encoding TetR/AcrR family transcriptional regulator encodes MSTVHEDLTGRARLRDAAIECFAAAGFGESLRTIAARAGVSAGLVRHHFGSKEALRTECDATVLERYRILKAESIETDPALLSARLPSSAEAGILLVYILRSVREGGAAGREFIEAMIAEALRFTRDAVTRGLVVPSRDEEARVRFLIYQSIGALVVRMAIHPETPLDDFTGIMEQFYADTILPTLELYTEGLFTDRNYLEQYLKYAAGTHNPPVGSAGNTASA; translated from the coding sequence ATGAGTACAGTCCACGAGGATCTAACCGGACGTGCCAGGCTGCGGGACGCCGCCATTGAGTGCTTTGCCGCNGCAGGGTTTGGTGAATCCCTGCGCACCATTGCCGCACGGGCAGGAGTGAGCGCCGGGCTGGTGCGCCACCATTTTGGTTCCAAGGAGGCGCTGCGCACCGAATGCGACGCCACCGTACTTGAACGCTACCGAATACTGAAGGCCGAGAGCATCGAGACGGACCCGGCCCTGCTCTCTGCGAGATTGCCGTCCTCGGCGGAGGCCGGNATCCTGCTGGTGTACATCCTGCGCAGCGTGCGCGAAGGCGGTGCGGCCGGGCGCGAGTTCATCGAGGCGATGATTGCCGAGGCCCTNCGTTTTACCCGCGACGCCGTCACTCGCGGCCTGGTGGTGCCCAGCCGAGATGAGGAAGCCCGCGTCCGCTTTCTGATCTACCAGTCCATCGGCGCCCTGGTGGTCCGCATGGCCATCCACCCCGAGACTCCATTGGATGACTTCACCGGCATCATGGAACAGTTTTACGCAGATACCATCTTGCCCACCTTGGAGCTGTACACGGAGGGGCTTTTCACCGACCGAAACTATCTCGAGCAGTACCTGAAGTACGCCGCAGGTACGCACAACCCACCCGTGGGGTCCGCGGGAAACACTGCATCTGCGTAA
- a CDS encoding PLD nuclease N-terminal domain-containing protein, with translation MTKVGHHVQEAALKDLSKGRKRMIVLAGCAQIVLQIAALRDLSQRTRAQVNGSKMGWVAASFINFIGPIAYFLRGRKAN, from the coding sequence TTGACGAAAGTAGGGCACCATGTCCAAGAAGCAGCATTGAAAGATTTGAGTAAGGGCCGCAAGCGCATGATCGTGCTGGCCGGCTGTGCGCAAATTGTCTTGCAGATCGCAGCGCTGCGCGACCTCTCCCAAAGAACCCGGGCGCAAGTCAATGGTTCCAAGATGGGGTGGGTAGCGGCGTCGTTCATTAATTTCATCGGCCCCATTGCCTACTTCCTGCGCGGCCGCAAGGCCAACTAA
- a CDS encoding malate dehydrogenase, whose product MNAHTPSPVTITVTGAAGQIGYALLFRIASGAMLGPDVRIKLNLLEIPQAAQTAEGTVLELMDCAXPLVAGMEVFDDPTKAFDGANIAMLVGSRPRGPGMERADLLAANGGIFSVXGKALNAGAADDIKVVVVGNPANTNALIAASHAKDIPASRFTAMTRLDHDRAVAQLAAKTGSAVADIKKLAIWGNHSASQYPDISHATVAGAAATSLVEQAWIADEYIPRVAKRGAEVISVRGGSSAASAANAALEHMRLWVQGTPEGDWTSMAVPSDGSYGVPTGIVSSXPVTTSGGEYSIVPDLEISEFSRSRIDASVAELQSERDAVAELGLL is encoded by the coding sequence ATGAACGCTCACACACCTTCGCCCGTCACCATCACCGTCACCGGCGCTGCAGGCCAGATTGGCTATGCGCTGTTGTTCCGTATTGCCTCTGGCGCCATGCTAGGCCCGGATGTCCGCATCAAGCTGAACCTGCTGGAAATTCCGCAGGCCGCCCAAACCGCCGAAGGCACTGTACTTGAACTCATGGACTGTGCGTTNCCCCTCGTGGCGGGCATGGAAGTCTTTGACGATCCAACGAAGGCGTTCGACGGCGCCAACATCGCCATGCTGGTGGGCTCACGTCCGCGTGGNCCCGGGATGGAGCGGGCCGATCTGCTCGCTGCCAATGGTGGTATTTTCTCCGTGCANGGAAAGGCATTGAACGCTGGCGCGGCCGATGACATCAAGGTGGTTGTGGTGGGCAACCCTGCCAATACCAACGCCTTGATTGCCGCCTCGCATGCCAAGGACATTCCGGCCTCACGTTTTACCGCCATGACCCGCCTGGACCACGACCGTGCGGTGGCCCAGCTGGCCGCCAAGACGGGGTCTGCCGTGGCGGATATCAAGAAGCTGGCCATCTGGGGTAACCACTCGGCCAGCCAGTACCCGGATATCAGCCACGCCACGGTGGCTGGCGCTGCTGCCACATCGCTGGTCGAGCAGGCTTGGATTGCCGATGAGTACATTCCNCGCGTGGCCAAGCGCGGGGCCGAAGTAATTTCGGTGCGTGGAGGCTCTTCGGCAGCCTCGGCCGCCAATGCCGCCCTTGAACACATGCGCTTGTGGGTGCAGGGCACGCCGGAGGGCGATTGGACCAGCATGGCTGTTCCTTCCGACGGGTCCTACGGCGTGCCCACGGGGATTGTGAGCTCCTTNCCCGTCACCACCTCCGGCGGGGAGTACAGCATTGTGCCGGATCTGGAGATCAGCGAGTTCTCCCGCAGCCGCATTGACGCCTCGGTGGCCGAACTTCAGTCCGAGCGCGACGCCGTGGCCGAACTGGGCCTGCTCTAA
- a CDS encoding ATP-binding protein, with protein MTAWSIRDFHAQDVEGILXLWQSLRETGVEPVYDLSEVLASCEKDHAVVAVQXDQLVGAAVGRAAHDQGWIVFLATLPVFRGQGIGTLLLAAVENRMASHGLNKLSALMPESETXVEAFSNRGFVVXXNLRYFERRIPIQRAERGVLEELGXRILPRDLWDRVAGMTEEKELLERRLVLPLAEAGLAEEFGVVPPRAVVLFGPPGTGKTTFAKAIASRLEWPFVEVFPSRLAGXPGGLAGALRQTFXEIAELEHAVVFIDEVEEIASQRSXEPPSPMQGVTNELLKIIPAFRDQPGRLLVCATNFIRSLDSAFLRHGRFDYVIPIGLPDPQARTAMWQRFIPAAVAEHIDVQALVGASTGFSPADIEFAARSASQRALEKAVYDDGVAVTGRRGPVTEDYLATIAETRATVSDAVAADFLEDIQALART; from the coding sequence ATGACTGCATGGAGTATTCGCGATTTTCATGCCCAGGACGTTGAAGGCATCCTTNTGCTGTGGCAGTCTCTGCGTGAAACCGGGGTTGAACCTGTCTATGATCTTTCCGAGGTGCTGGCGTCCTGCGAGAAGGACCACGCTGTGGTGGCCGTCCAGNGGGACCAGTTGGTGGGCGCAGCGGTGGGGCGTGCCGCTCATGATCAGGGCTGGATCGTCTTCTTGGCCACGTTGCCAGTGTTCCGCGGTCAAGGAATTGGCACACTGCTCTTAGCTGCCGTGGAAAATCGTATGGCCAGCCACGGGCTAAACAAGCTCTCCGCACTTATGCCTGAGAGCGAAACCNCCGTTGAGGCCTTCAGCAACCGGGGCTTTGTCGTANAANAGAATCTGCGGTACTTTGAACGCCGCATCCCCATTCAGCGAGCTGAGCGCGGTGTGCTCGAGGAACTCGGGNGGCGGATACTCCCGCGCGATCTCTGGGACCGGGTGGCTGGGATGACGGAGGAAAAGGAACTCCTCGAGCGGCGTCTGGTTTTGCCGTTGGCCGAGGCGGGACTGGCGGAGGAATTTGGTGTGGTTCCACCCCGAGCCGTGGTACTTTTCGGTCCTCCGGGGACAGGAAAGACCACCTTTGCCAAAGCCATCGCCTCGCGGCTTGAATGGCCCTTTGTGGAAGTTTTCCCTTCGCGTCTGGCCGGGNAGCCCGGCGGTCTGGCCGGTGCGCTGCGCCAGACCTTTNTGGAAATTGCTGAGCTGGAGCACGCGGTAGTGTTCATCGACGAAGTGGAAGAGATCGCCTCACAACGTTCGNGGGAGCCTCCCTCGCCCATGCAGGGAGTCACCAATGAGCTGCTGAAAATCATCCCGGCGTTCCGTGACCAGCCCGGCCGGCTGCTGGTGTGCGCCACCAACTTCATCCGCTCGCTGGATTCGGCATTCCTTCGCCACGGCCGCTTTGACTACGTCATCCCGATCGGGTTACCTGACCCGCAAGCCCGCACCGCCATGTGGCAGCGCTTCATCCCTGCCGCCGTAGCTGAACACATCGACGTCCAGGCCCTGGTGGGTGCCAGTACTGGGTTCTCACCGGCGGACATTGAATTTGCCGCACGCAGCGCCTCCCAGCGTGCCTTGGAAAAGGCCGTGTACGACGACGGCGTCGCCGTCACCGGCCGCCGTGGGCCGGTGACGGAGGACTACCTTGCTACGATCGCCGAGACCAGGGCAACCGTAAGCGATGCGGTGGCAGCAGATTTCCTGGAGGACATTCAAGCCCTGGCAAGGACATGA
- a CDS encoding NUDIX hydrolase, translating to MKTDAPLAPLEDACTVVLLREGATALETLMLERPRNSSAFGGAWVFPGGKVDPADRTTGTXEPLDELTAARAAGLRELAEETGQQLSXEELIWLAQWTPMQHIPRRFRTWFMVARAVSEQVVLNPGEHEXYAWLTPAEALARHAAGTMTLIPPTWVTLHQLAAAGSVEQALADARAATPFAYNTHWLKPDAGAPARDIPSHGAPAGVVWEXDAAYPGAQVPASARHRLTMTALPWVFERSL from the coding sequence ATGAAAACTGATGCCCCGCTGGCCCCGTTGGAAGATGCCTGCACAGTGGTTTTGCTGCGCGAGGGCGCCACGGCGCTGGAAACCTTGATGCTGGAACGGCCCCGAAATAGCAGCGCCTTTGGTGGGGCCTGGGTGTTCCCGGGTGGCAAGGTGGACCCGGCAGACCGGACAACTGGCACGNGGGAGCCGTTGGATGAGCTCACTGCGGCCAGGGCTGCCGGCCTGCGTGAACTCGCCGAGGAAACCGGCCAACAGCTTTCCNCCGAAGAGCTCATCTGGCTGGCCCAGTGGACACCCATGCAACACATTCCCCGACGCTTCCGCACCTGGTTTATGGTGGCCCGGGCCGTCTCAGAGCAGGTGGTGTTGAACCCGGGCGAACATGAANAATACGCATGGCTGACACCCGCGGAAGCCTTGGCGCGGCACGCGGCCGGGACCATGACGCTGATACCGCCCACCTGGGTCACACTGCACCAGCTGGCGGCTGCGGGCTCGGTGGAGCAGGCGCTCGCCGACGCCCGGGCCGCCACACCGTTCGCCTACAACACGCACTGGCTCAAGCCCGACGCCGGTGCCCCCGCCCGTGACATTCCCTCCCACGGCGCCCCGGCCGGTGTGGTGTGGGAGNGGGACGCCGCCTACCCTGGGGCGCAGGTTCCAGCCAGTGCCCGGCACCGGCTCACCATGACCGCTCTGCCGTGGGTCTTTGAACGCAGTCTTTGA
- a CDS encoding malonic semialdehyde reductase, whose amino-acid sequence MSIDVTTELDLHNELILDPAATAALFLEARTANSWAAEEITDETLQAIYALTKMGPTAMNAQPMRITWVRSPQARERLAVHMNDGNRAKTLTAPMVAVLSYTAQWHELLPTTAPHMASMVPMFESNTEGRTSMAVNNAHLQAGYFIMAARAAGLAAGPMTGFDAAGVDGEFNAGSGDKSFMVINLGRPAQDTGRERLQRLEFDATNVTV is encoded by the coding sequence ATGAGCATTGACGTCACCACCGAATTAGATCTCCACAATGAACTTATTCTTGACCCGGCGGCTACGGCCGCACTCTTCCTTGAAGCACGCACGGCCAACAGCTGGGCAGCAGAGGAAATAACCGATGAAACCTTGCAGGCCATCTACGCTCTGACCAAGATGGGCCCTACGGCCATGAACGCCCAACCGATGCGCATCACTTGGGTCCGCTCACCACAAGCCCGCGAACGTCTTGCTGTGCACATGAACGACGGCAATAGGGCCAAGACGCTCACCGCACCCATGGTTGCCGTGTTGAGCTACACGGCACAGTGGCATGAACTGCTGCCTACTACGGCACCACACATGGCTTCCATGGTGCCAATGTTCGAGTCAAACACTGAGGGCCGCACATCTATGGCCGTGAACAACGCCCACCTGCAGGCCGGCTATTTCATCATGGCAGCCCGGGCCGCAGGCCTCGCAGCCGGTCCCATGACCGGCTTTGACGCGGCCGGTGTTGATGGTGAGTTCAATGCCGGCTCCGGCGACAAGTCATTTATGGTGATCAACTTGGGCCGTCCGGCTCAGGATACGGGCCGCGAGCGGCTCCAAAGGCTTGAATTCGACGCCACCAACGTAACAGTGTAA